The following coding sequences are from one Betaproteobacteria bacterium window:
- a CDS encoding CHAT domain-containing protein yields the protein MDLFLLNGFVADQALVVARRGPDTAVTKLDLAHAELQEFIDFTERIEQVALGGARPTVAELDDIGTRLFDHIFQGEVLRLYNRVPTVNFSIQIATDDPKVQRIPWEFIRPHDRLAVPHRDRCVVRVLPICAPADPAPAKSLKKLKVLLAVADPIDQAGVTWHDVESSIRRAFEAQTEGLATLKVIPGATSRALRKALEEQSYDVFHFLGHGCIVGGEGRLVLVDVATKKSDFMTARQVASALSGQNLRLVILSACLSGAGDIRDDFGPVANALISSGILAVVANQTSIPTKSVAPFVGALYQRLLRDGNIDAAVMSGRVALQDELRKTIPLNSAVVEWGIPALYRLPGGAQLFTPRGEV from the coding sequence ATGGATCTGTTCTTACTAAATGGTTTTGTTGCCGACCAAGCGCTGGTTGTTGCTCGTCGTGGGCCCGATACCGCTGTTACCAAGCTAGATTTAGCTCATGCTGAGCTTCAGGAGTTCATCGATTTTACGGAACGCATCGAGCAAGTGGCACTTGGGGGCGCGCGTCCAACGGTAGCCGAGCTCGATGACATCGGCACGCGCCTCTTTGACCACATCTTTCAGGGTGAGGTCCTTCGCCTCTACAACCGCGTTCCGACAGTGAACTTCAGCATCCAGATTGCGACAGACGATCCGAAGGTTCAACGCATCCCTTGGGAGTTCATCCGACCCCACGACAGGTTGGCTGTGCCCCACCGTGACCGCTGTGTTGTTCGTGTACTTCCTATTTGCGCGCCAGCGGATCCGGCGCCGGCGAAGTCGCTGAAAAAGTTGAAGGTCTTGCTAGCGGTCGCGGACCCCATAGACCAGGCGGGGGTCACGTGGCATGACGTCGAATCATCCATCCGCAGGGCATTCGAGGCTCAAACGGAGGGCTTGGCAACGCTCAAAGTCATACCTGGGGCAACGAGCCGGGCACTTCGCAAAGCGCTGGAAGAACAGTCCTACGACGTCTTCCATTTTCTCGGCCATGGATGCATTGTTGGAGGAGAAGGACGGCTGGTTCTCGTCGATGTCGCGACGAAGAAGTCAGACTTCATGACCGCCAGGCAGGTCGCATCAGCGCTGTCAGGTCAGAACTTGCGCCTGGTGATCCTTAGCGCTTGCCTAAGCGGGGCTGGCGACATCAGGGATGACTTTGGTCCGGTCGCCAATGCACTGATAAGCAGTGGAATTCTCGCGGTGGTAGCCAACCAAACCTCGATTCCGACCAAGTCGGTCGCTCCGTTCGTTGGTGCTCTTTACCAGAGGCTCCTTCGGGACGGAAATATCGATGCGGCTGTAATGTCTGGGCGCGTGGCACTGCAGGATGAACTGCGGAAGACCATCCCATTGAACAGTGCGGTGGTCGAGTGGGGAATTCCGGCTCTATACAGATTGCCAGGGGGCGCACAACTGTTTACGCCGCGGGGAGAAGTATGA
- a CDS encoding caspase family protein, which produces MPPTGYPQGHAFLIGVAHYQKISSLPAAILNDVNDVAATLSSPNYCAYAPANVVTLLDEYATRAAILKGLDELAARAGPDDTACVFFSGHGGVVGGPGHEDSVLATVDSDLADIENTSISSDVLAAALSRIKAKRLLVFIDACHAGGAAISKSLSDGKGHNLKSGYSPNTFAKLAVGSGRALMASCRADEESAVFNGARNSVFSTALLAGLRGAADKSASGFIKVFDLFNYVSEEVPKLIPDDQHPIFKADNLEGNFAVALSQGGKKSPNSPETTPTVQEEDSWLVLEKLLVDLYPFGPRDQEVWSRAGGDLSRLQFRPTGQAAWHAALRTLKQGGGGRSINFGSLLRTAKEDFSNHPQLSMLHVP; this is translated from the coding sequence ATGCCCCCGACTGGCTATCCTCAAGGCCACGCCTTTCTTATTGGCGTAGCGCACTACCAGAAAATCTCCAGCCTACCCGCTGCGATCCTGAACGACGTCAACGACGTGGCCGCAACGCTGTCGTCGCCTAACTACTGTGCTTATGCTCCGGCAAACGTCGTCACTCTCTTGGACGAATATGCTACTCGGGCAGCTATATTGAAGGGCTTAGACGAACTTGCTGCTCGGGCAGGTCCTGATGACACGGCCTGCGTTTTCTTCTCCGGTCACGGTGGCGTCGTTGGCGGGCCCGGCCATGAGGACAGCGTGCTTGCGACCGTAGATAGCGACCTCGCTGACATTGAAAACACATCCATTAGCTCGGATGTGTTAGCGGCTGCATTGTCGCGAATTAAGGCGAAACGACTGCTGGTCTTCATTGACGCTTGTCATGCTGGGGGGGCTGCAATCTCGAAGAGTTTGTCCGATGGCAAGGGCCACAATCTCAAATCTGGCTATAGCCCAAACACCTTCGCGAAGCTGGCAGTTGGAAGCGGGCGTGCGCTGATGGCATCGTGTCGTGCTGACGAAGAGTCCGCCGTGTTTAACGGGGCGAGGAACAGCGTTTTTTCGACTGCACTGCTTGCGGGTCTCCGTGGGGCCGCCGACAAGAGCGCCAGCGGCTTCATCAAGGTCTTTGACCTGTTTAACTACGTCTCCGAAGAGGTGCCCAAACTAATCCCAGACGACCAGCACCCAATTTTTAAGGCTGACAACCTTGAAGGGAACTTCGCTGTCGCTCTGAGTCAAGGCGGGAAGAAGTCGCCGAACAGTCCCGAAACAACGCCAACGGTGCAAGAGGAGGATTCTTGGTTAGTGTTAGAGAAGCTCCTAGTCGACCTCTACCCATTTGGACCGCGGGACCAGGAAGTGTGGAGCCGCGCAGGCGGTGACTTGTCCCGCCTCCAGTTTCGCCCCACCGGTCAGGCTGCTTGGCATGCAGCGCTTCGCACGCTAAAACAGGGCGGCGGAGGTAGGAGTATCAACTTCGGCAGCTTGCTTAGAACAGCCAAGGAAGACTTTTCGAACCATCCGCAGTTGTCGATGCTGCATGTGCCTTGA